Genomic segment of Xanthobacter dioxanivorans:
CCCCCGGCGCTCACGACATGGCGCGCGAGCATCGCATCCTCTCGACCCTCTGGCGGGAACTGCCGCTGGCGCCCCGCAGCCTGCATCTGTGCGTCGATGCCGGGGTCGCCGGCGCGCCGTTCCAGCTCCTCGAATTCCGCAACGGCATCGCCCTGCGCGGCGACAGCCTCGCCCCCCTCCCGGCCACGGCGCAGACGGGCGCCGCCGTCTCGCGCCTGCTGGTGGAGACGCTTGCGGCCATCCATGCGGTGGACCCCAAACGGGTGGGCCTCGACACCCTCGGCCGGCCCGCCGGCTTTTTCGCCCGCACCGCCGCGGGTTGGATCGGCCGGGCCGAACGGGTGGCGAAGGGGGCGCTCTCACCTGCCGCCAGCGCCGTAGCCGCATGGCTCGCCGCTGCCGAGGTGGCGGATGCAACGGCGCCGACATTGCTGCACAACGACTTCAAGCTCGACAACGTGCTGCTTGATCCCGCGACCCTCGCGCCCGTCGCCGTGGTGGACTGGGACATGGGCACCCGCGGCGACCCGCTGTTCGACCTCGCAACCCTGCTCAGCTACTGGACCGAGCCGGGTGATCCCGCCTGCATGCACCAGCTGGCGCAGATGCCCACGGCCCATCCCGGCTTCCTGACCCGCGCGGAGGCGGCGCAGGCCTACGCCCGCGCCACCGAGCGGGACCTCAGGCAGCTCAAGCCCTACCGGGTGCTCACCATGCTGAAGCTCGGCGTGGTGTTCCACCAGCTCCACGCCCGGCACCTCGCCGGCGAGACGGCGGACCCGCGCTATGCCGGCTTCGGCCAGCTCGCCGAAGCGCTGTTCGACTTCACCCTCGATATCGTCAACGACAAGACATTCTGAGGCGACGCCCCATGGACTTTGCGCTTCCCCAAGAGCTCGCTGCGCTGGAGGCCCGCACATCGGCCTTCGTGCGAGAGGAGATCCTGCCCTTCGAGACCGACCCCCGCCGCACCGCCCATGGCCCCACCGACGACCTGCGCCGCGAGCTGGTGGCCAAGGCGCGCGCCGCCGGCCTGCTGAGCCCCCATGTGGCGCGGGAATGGGGCGGGCTCGGCCTCTCCCACCTCGGCAAAGCGGTGGTGTTCGAGGCGGCGGGCTATTCCATGCTCGGCCCGGTGGCGCTCAACATCGCCGCGCCGGACGAGGGCAACATGCACCTCCTCGCCGAGGTGGCGAGCCCGGCGCAGAACGCGCGTTTCCTCGCGCCCATGGCGGTGGGCGAGACCCGCTCCTGCTTCCTGATGACCGAGCCCCATCCGGGCGCCGGCGCCGACCCCTCCCTCATGAAGACCACAGCGGTGAGGGAGGGCGACCACTTCGTCGTCAACGGCGTGAAATGGCTCATCACCGGCGCCGAGGGCGCTGCCTTCGCCATCGTCATGGCACGGACCGTCGTGGACGGGCGGGACGTGGGCGCCACCATGTTCCTCACCGATCTGCCGGCGGCAGGCTTCCGCATCGCCCGCGCGCTCGACACGCTGGACAGCTCCTTCACCGGCGGCCACGCGGAAGTGGCGCTGGAGAATTTGCGCGTTCCCGCGTCCGACGTGCTCGGCGCCGTGGGCGAGGGCTTCCGCTATGCCCAGGCGCGGCTGGTGCCGGCGCGGCTCACCCACTGCATGCGCTGGCTGGGCGCGGCGCGGCGTGCCCATGACATCGCCACCGACTATGCGTCGCGGCGCGAGGCGTTCGGCGGCACGCTGCTGTCCCACGAGGGCCTCGGCTTCATGCTGGCCGACAACGAGATCGACCTGCACACCACCCGCCTCGCCATCCGCCACGCCGCATGGCTGCTGGACCAGGGCCAGAAGGCGAACGTGGAAAGCTCCATGGTCAAGGTGTTCGCCTCCGAAGCCATCTTCCGCATCGTGGACCGCTCGCTCCAGGTGCTGGGCGGCCTCGGCATGACGCGCGATACGGAGGTGGAGCGCATCTTCCGCGACGTGCGCGGATTCCGCATCTACGACGGCCCGTCCGAGGTCCACCGCTGGAACATCGCCCGCCGGCTCGCCCGTGGCGCGGCCGTGAAGGCCATGCCGGAAGGGAGAGCCGCGTGATGGGCCTCGCCCTTCCCCTGCCCCTTCCCGCGTCCATGCCCGGTCTTGCCGGCAAGATCGTCATCGTCACCGGGGGCGGTCGGGGCCTCGGCCGCGCCGTAGCGGAGGGCTTTGCCGCCGCCGGCGCCCATGTGGTGCTCACCGGCCGCAGCGCCGGGACGCTGGCCGAGGCCGCCGCCGCGATCGCCACCCACGGCGGATCGGCCGAGGGCATCGCCGCCGACGTGGCCAGCGAGGCGGACGTCGAGGCGCTGGCCCGCGCGGTGGTGGAGCGCCATGGCCGCATCGACGTGCTCGTCAACAATGCCGGCATCAATCCCTGGTACAAGACCGCCGAGGATACGAGCCTCGACGAGTGGCGGCAGGTGGTGGAGACCAACCTCACCGGCGTGTTCCTCGCCGCCCGCGCGGCAGGCCGAGTGATGCTGGCCCAGGGCGAAGGCGCCATCGTCAACATCACTTCCGTCGCCGGCCGGGTGGGGCTGGCGCGGACCACCGCCTATTGCGCCGCCAAGGGCGGGGTGGAGCTGATGACCCGCCAGCTCGCCCTCGAATGGGCGAAGAAGGGCGTGCGGGTGAATGCGGTCGGCCCCGGCTATTTCGAAACCGAGCTGACCGAAGGCATGCGCCAGAACCCGAAGCTCGCCGAGCGCGTCACCGGCCGCACGCCCATGGGCCGCTTCGGTCATCCGCAGGAGCTGGTCGGCGCCTGCCTGTTCCTCGCCTCGCCCGCCGCCTCCTACATCACCGGCGCCTCGCTGGCGGTGGACGGCGGCTGGACCGCCGCCTGATCCGAAAGACCAGATATATGAACGCGCTCACCCCCACCGGGGCCCCGCTCGCCCCCCCTTGGCCCTTGCCGGCCTCAAGGTGCTGGACCTCACCCGCCTGCTGCCGGGCGCATTCTGCTCGCTGATGCTGGCCGACCTCGGCGCCGACGTCCTCAAGATCGAGCAGCCCGAGGGCGGTGACTACAACCGCACCTTTCCGCCGCTGAACCGCGCGGAATCCGGCTCCTTCCTGCTGCTCAACCGCAACAAGAAGAGCCTGACGCTGAACCTCAAATCGGAAGACGGCCGGGCGATCCTGCTCAAGCTGGTGGCGGAAGCGGACGTGTTGCTGGAGGGCTTCCGCCCCGGCGTCATGGACCGCCTCGGCCTCGGCTACGAGACGCTGGCTGAGGTCAACCCGCGCCTCGTCTATTGCGCCATCTCCGGATACGGGCAGGATGGGCCGAGCCGGCTCAAGCCCGGCCACGATCTCAACTATCTGGCCGAGGCGGGCGCGCTGCAATTGTTCGGCAAGGCGGGCGAGGGCCCCATCGTGCCGGGCCTGTCCATCGCCGACGTGGGCGGTGGCTCGCTGATGGCGTCCACAGGCATCCTCGCCGCGCTGCTGGCGCGGGCGACCACAGGGCGCGGCCAGTTCGTGGACGTCTCCATGCACGACGGCGCCATGTCGTGGCTGTCCCTGCACGGGGCCGACCACCTCTTCGCGGGGATCGAGCCGAAGGGCGGCGAACGTCCCTTCATCGGGCAGGCGCCCTGCTACAACGTCTATGCCTGCGCCGACGGGAAGTACGTCGCCCTCGGCCTCATCGAGGAGCACTTCTGGCATCGCTTCTGCGACGCCGTCGGCCTTCCCGAGCTGAAGGACGAGCAATGGCCGCGGGGCGATCGGGAGACGGCGCAGAAGGCGACTCTCGCCGAGCTTTTCACCCGGAAGTCGCGTGATGAATGGGTGACGCAGCTCGAAGCCGCCGACATCCCCTTCGGCCCGGTCTTCTCCATGGCGGAGGCGTTCGATGACCCCCATGCCCGCCACCGCCAGATGCTGCTGTCCATGGAACATCCGGTGGAGGGCACCATTCCCCAGCTCGGCTTCCCGGTGAAATATTCCGGCACGCCCTGCACCCTGCGCACGCCCCCCCCACTGCTCGGCGAGCACAATGGCGAGGTACTGGCAGGCATCGGCTATTCGGAAGACGAGATCACCGCACTGAAGGCTGGCAAGGTGATCTAAGCAAGCGATCTGAAAGCAAGAGAGCGCAATGCTCCGGGAGGAAACCATGGCCCCCAACATGACCGATTATGCCGAGACGGTCCGCACCTTCCGCTGGAACGTGCCGGAGACGTTCAATTTCGGCGCCGACGTGGTGGATCATTTCGCCCGCACGGCGGACGCCCCGGCCCTCATCTGGGCCAATGCGGCGGGGGAGGAGCGGCGCTTTTCCTTCTCCGACATGTCCCGCCTCACCAATCGATTCGCCTCGGCGCTGGCGGCCCGCGGGGTCCGCAAAGGTGACCGGGTGCTGGTGATGCTGCCGCGCATTCCCGAATGGCAGGTGGCCATGGTGGGCTGCCTGAAGCTCGGAGCGGTGCCTATCCCCTCCATTGAGATGCTCACCGCCAAGGACATCGCCTATCGCGTGCGCCATGCGGGGGTGCGCGCTATCATCGCCCGTGCCGAGCATGCGGAGAAGTTCGCGGACGTGATGGGCGACGTGCCGGTGCGCCTTGCCCTTGGCGACGCGCCGGGCTTCGAGCCCCTGGCGGAGGCGCTGGCGGCGGGCGACAAGGCCTTCGCGCCGGTGGACGTGGCGACGGACGACCCAGCCGTCCTCTATTACACCTCCGGCTCCACCGGGCAGCCGAAGGGCGTGCTCCATGCCGCCAGAAGCCTCTATGCGTGGCGCGGCTCGGCCATCCATTGGCTGGACCTCAGGCAGGGCGACACCATCTGGTGCACCGCCGATACCGGCTGGAGCAAGGCCGGCACCTCCATCCTGTTCGGGCCGTGGAGCTGCGGCGCCGCGAGCTTCTTCTATGACGGGCCATTCGACCCGAAGCAGCGCCTGCGGCTGCTGGAAAAATATGGTGTGACCGTCTATTGCGCGCCGGGCACCGAGCTGTTCCGCGTGGTGGATGCCGGCGTTCACGAGCACGACCTCTCGCGC
This window contains:
- a CDS encoding SDR family NAD(P)-dependent oxidoreductase; the protein is MGLALPLPLPASMPGLAGKIVIVTGGGRGLGRAVAEGFAAAGAHVVLTGRSAGTLAEAAAAIATHGGSAEGIAADVASEADVEALARAVVERHGRIDVLVNNAGINPWYKTAEDTSLDEWRQVVETNLTGVFLAARAAGRVMLAQGEGAIVNITSVAGRVGLARTTAYCAAKGGVELMTRQLALEWAKKGVRVNAVGPGYFETELTEGMRQNPKLAERVTGRTPMGRFGHPQELVGACLFLASPAASYITGASLAVDGGWTAA
- a CDS encoding CaiB/BaiF CoA transferase family protein — encoded protein: MALAGLKVLDLTRLLPGAFCSLMLADLGADVLKIEQPEGGDYNRTFPPLNRAESGSFLLLNRNKKSLTLNLKSEDGRAILLKLVAEADVLLEGFRPGVMDRLGLGYETLAEVNPRLVYCAISGYGQDGPSRLKPGHDLNYLAEAGALQLFGKAGEGPIVPGLSIADVGGGSLMASTGILAALLARATTGRGQFVDVSMHDGAMSWLSLHGADHLFAGIEPKGGERPFIGQAPCYNVYACADGKYVALGLIEEHFWHRFCDAVGLPELKDEQWPRGDRETAQKATLAELFTRKSRDEWVTQLEAADIPFGPVFSMAEAFDDPHARHRQMLLSMEHPVEGTIPQLGFPVKYSGTPCTLRTPPPLLGEHNGEVLAGIGYSEDEITALKAGKVI
- a CDS encoding phosphotransferase family protein produces the protein MAPPPGVALRSRAEGRVLDWDAVAIHLADHGIALDRAFAPRQFAGGLANLNFLARVDGGWAVLRRPPDGPLPPGAHDMAREHRILSTLWRELPLAPRSLHLCVDAGVAGAPFQLLEFRNGIALRGDSLAPLPATAQTGAAVSRLLVETLAAIHAVDPKRVGLDTLGRPAGFFARTAAGWIGRAERVAKGALSPAASAVAAWLAAAEVADATAPTLLHNDFKLDNVLLDPATLAPVAVVDWDMGTRGDPLFDLATLLSYWTEPGDPACMHQLAQMPTAHPGFLTRAEAAQAYARATERDLRQLKPYRVLTMLKLGVVFHQLHARHLAGETADPRYAGFGQLAEALFDFTLDIVNDKTF
- a CDS encoding acyl-CoA dehydrogenase family protein; amino-acid sequence: MDFALPQELAALEARTSAFVREEILPFETDPRRTAHGPTDDLRRELVAKARAAGLLSPHVAREWGGLGLSHLGKAVVFEAAGYSMLGPVALNIAAPDEGNMHLLAEVASPAQNARFLAPMAVGETRSCFLMTEPHPGAGADPSLMKTTAVREGDHFVVNGVKWLITGAEGAAFAIVMARTVVDGRDVGATMFLTDLPAAGFRIARALDTLDSSFTGGHAEVALENLRVPASDVLGAVGEGFRYAQARLVPARLTHCMRWLGAARRAHDIATDYASRREAFGGTLLSHEGLGFMLADNEIDLHTTRLAIRHAAWLLDQGQKANVESSMVKVFASEAIFRIVDRSLQVLGGLGMTRDTEVERIFRDVRGFRIYDGPSEVHRWNIARRLARGAAVKAMPEGRAA
- a CDS encoding acyl-CoA synthetase codes for the protein MAPNMTDYAETVRTFRWNVPETFNFGADVVDHFARTADAPALIWANAAGEERRFSFSDMSRLTNRFASALAARGVRKGDRVLVMLPRIPEWQVAMVGCLKLGAVPIPSIEMLTAKDIAYRVRHAGVRAIIARAEHAEKFADVMGDVPVRLALGDAPGFEPLAEALAAGDKAFAPVDVATDDPAVLYYTSGSTGQPKGVLHAARSLYAWRGSAIHWLDLRQGDTIWCTADTGWSKAGTSILFGPWSCGAASFFYDGPFDPKQRLRLLEKYGVTVYCAPGTELFRVVDAGVHEHDLSRLRHTVSSGETLNPAVAARWQKATGIPILEAYGQTETLMTLLNYPCVPTREGSMGKPLPGLDLAIIDDTGRRLPPGTEGDIALLTPNPQMMLGYLDEPERTAAAYVEGPEGRWFVTGDLGMVDADGYFYHRGRNDDVINSAGYRIGPSEVENALLDHPAVQECAAVAAPHDERGEIVKAFVVLRAGFIGDAALVAALQDHVKRVTAPYKYPRAIEFLGELPKTMTGKVQRKVLRDLEKARAAERTVPDVARA